ACTGGAGGCTCTGTCGAGGTGGAGACGCCGGGCGGGCTGAAGGTGCATATCGCCCGGCGTGAGGATATTGCCCTGGCGGTGGCGCTGCTGCGGGCCTTGCGGGAGGAGTCATGCTGAGCTTCAGCGGGAGTCTGCGTGTGTTCGTGGCGCTGGAGCCTTGCGACATGCGCAAAGGGTTTAGTGGACTGGAAGCGCTGGTGACGCAGCGCCTGAAGGAATCGGTGCGCGGGGGAGCGCTGTTTTTGTTCACGAACAAGCGGCGCACACGCCTGAAGGCGCTTTACTTCGACGGGACGGGTTTGTGGCTCCTGAACAAAAGGTTGGAGGTTGGTCGCTTCAGTTGGCCAGTCTCGACGGACCCCACGGCAGTGAAGCTGCGGCTGCGCCCGGAGGCGTTTGCGCTGTTGTGCGACGGGGTGCAGATGCAGGGGGCAAAGTTTTTACCCTGGTATGAACGCGAGCCGTGATAATGAGCTTTACTGTCATGCTAAAATGGATACAGTGATGGCATCATGACCGACCGCGAAGCCGCCCTCGAAGCCAAACTGGAGGCGGCTCAGTTGGAAAACCGGTTGTTGCGGGAGAAGATCGACGCGCTGGTGCGTGCCCTTTACGGCAAAAAGAGCGAGAAGCTGGACCCCGCGCAACTTGAGCTGCTCGGAGGGCTTGCGGAAAAAATAGACGAGGCTCCCGCCGCCGTTGAGCCGCCCGCGGGAGTCACCCAAAAGGCTCCGAGCAAGCCCCGCCGCCCCGGTCCGCGCGTGCCCGAGCACCTGCCGGTGAAGGAAGTCGTGCTCGACCCGGACGAGGTGCTGGCTTGCCCGCAAGAGTGGCGGCTGATGGGCGAAGAGGTCAGCGAGCAGCTCGATTACGAGCCGGGCCGCTTTTACCGTCGCCGCCTGATCCGGCGCAAGTACGTCCGCAAGGACGCTCCCTTTACCGCGCCGGTGATCGCGCCGCTGCCTCCGTGTATGCAGGAACGCTGCCTGGCCACCCCGGAACTGATCGCTCAGGTGGTGATCGGCAAATATGCCGATCACCTTCCGCTTTACCGGCAGTCGCAGATTTACCGGCGCGCAGGCGTGGAGCTCTCGCGGCAGACCCTGTGTCGCTGGGTGGACCTGGCCGCCGATACCTGCCAGTTGCTCTACGAGTGGATGGCCCGCGAGCAGATGGCCCACGCCTACCTGCAAATCGATGAGACGCCCATCCCGTACCTTGATCCGGGCCGGGGCCAAACCGCCAAGGGCTACCTGTGGGTCTGCTCCCTGCCCAACGGCTACGTCATTTACATCTGGCATCCGAGCCGCTCAGCCGAGTGCCTCCAGCAGATACTCCCCGAGCACTACCGAGGCATTATCCAGTGCGACGGCTACGCCGCCTATCCCAGTGTGGCCAGACAACGCGCCGGACCGGACCTGGAACAGGGACCGGTTCAGTTGGCCAGTTGCTGGGCCCATACCCGGCGCAAGTTTTTTGAAGCTCACGAGCATGCCCCGAGCGTGGCCGGGTGGATACTCGGCCAGATCGCCCAACTCTACCGAATCGAAACCCGCCTGCGCGAACGCCGGGCCGGACCGGGCTTGTGCGCCGTTGTACGCTCGGCCCAATCGGCCCCTATCCTCGCACGCCTCAGAAAAGCCTTTATCCTCCTGCGCCAGCGCTACCGCCCCCAGTGCTCCATGGCCAAGGCCATCGACTACGCCCTGGGCCAGTGGACCGGCCTAAAAGTCTTCATCAAAAACGGGATCATCGTCATCGACAACAACGAGGTCGAGCGAGCCATCCGCCCCACCAAGATCGGCGCCAAAAACTGGACCTTTATCGGCTCGGAAACATCAGGAAGAACCGCTGCCATCCTTTACACCCTCATCGAGTCTGCCAAACGATACGGA
This genomic window from Ruficoccus amylovorans contains:
- the tnpB gene encoding IS66 family insertion sequence element accessory protein TnpB (TnpB, as the term is used for proteins encoded by IS66 family insertion elements, is considered an accessory protein, since TnpC, encoded by a neighboring gene, is a DDE family transposase.) — its product is MLSFSGSLRVFVALEPCDMRKGFSGLEALVTQRLKESVRGGALFLFTNKRRTRLKALYFDGTGLWLLNKRLEVGRFSWPVSTDPTAVKLRLRPEAFALLCDGVQMQGAKFLPWYEREP
- the tnpC gene encoding IS66 family transposase — translated: MTDREAALEAKLEAAQLENRLLREKIDALVRALYGKKSEKLDPAQLELLGGLAEKIDEAPAAVEPPAGVTQKAPSKPRRPGPRVPEHLPVKEVVLDPDEVLACPQEWRLMGEEVSEQLDYEPGRFYRRRLIRRKYVRKDAPFTAPVIAPLPPCMQERCLATPELIAQVVIGKYADHLPLYRQSQIYRRAGVELSRQTLCRWVDLAADTCQLLYEWMAREQMAHAYLQIDETPIPYLDPGRGQTAKGYLWVCSLPNGYVIYIWHPSRSAECLQQILPEHYRGIIQCDGYAAYPSVARQRAGPDLEQGPVQLASCWAHTRRKFFEAHEHAPSVAGWILGQIAQLYRIETRLRERRAGPGLCAVVRSAQSAPILARLRKAFILLRQRYRPQCSMAKAIDYALGQWTGLKVFIKNGIIVIDNNEVERAIRPTKIGAKNWTFIGSETSGRTAAILYTLIESAKRYGLDPYQYLLLLLRELPAATNWQIQAYTPAAIAKSKRLLPANAA